In Mytilus trossulus isolate FHL-02 chromosome 6, PNRI_Mtr1.1.1.hap1, whole genome shotgun sequence, a single window of DNA contains:
- the LOC134722000 gene encoding ATM interactor-like, which yields METNNVLKICPPEDSMKDCKTDIKCPIVNCDKVVFSSGSLRMHLTRSHGVSESDSDDALKRRIKVDPKVYKEYHCPRNDCLYNINSERHFTNMAGLKQHFLKVHAEKKFKCSKCGYGFGMEKDKKRHESHCGMTFTCTSCQCTYVSVEALRTHCNRTQHQIPEMYTKREKVDKKKAKDKNNNKKPTNSIKDVISHQNNLRIPVILLPVPVTMMNQMTNQNNSIPTQANIRENVNTNKSEVSTLHLLDHDYLPNSSADSNKQNQTQKDTGSQSLNFINNVGKYNLVPMLSSAMQTVSEPRKEIAIKSKDTTTNIAQTQTLGNCILTQAMTSANIPVESSSVGTQITPKEKCVETQTGKTPKSKRGNTSHKSSSPKERIISRKKLYNKSASDLSTQKTSKTKGRQSKKESLVNPTKSTNVSDTIHFSNTGLSSSQYMSYNSSNTACSSVQTLNQNEMVSTGSQFSDVQGNQVQNSYSSTNGDRISMSTSISDFDFMQTIGVQTSDFQDFLLAQNDSASHMDTGTSSIGINTENSQVNKCVGNDPSFSIDSHVQTVDFDFLANSPDPPPSTEAIHTQTQTVDLDIESIESLVSSIQTQTFDSDESLTDVQTQTKNSLSVDTQTFSETLDNNTFLSSSMETQTSNSLSVDTQTLSETLDRNTYFSSCMETQTTNSLSVNTQTLTETLDCNTFVSSSMETQTYDEFIELLSSGTQTLDYGFFQDAPLSLIDIETQTGIDKNPPLSFGTQTSVVQTETESKGTNMAYDFEINKGSRFCHDSSTSMEGEGNTHNGNNNYQSEQMEFLVSEVLEMIPVASGRSHIDSRSSAIQVDSTDIYTQSKSGINMENMDNHTQTNLDFNSNTDSHTQTALALDTSNNETQTRSLQELTSSETQTVLQRGGLNIDLTDSHTQTTWKELNELLAELDR from the exons TGTGATAaagttgtattttcatcagGGAGTCTTCGTATGCATTTAACACGAAGCCATGGGGTATCTGAG TCAGACAGTGATGATGCATTGAAACGAAGAATTAAAGTTGATCCTAAAGTTTACAAAGAATATCATTGTCCACGGAATGATTGCCTTTATAACATAAACTCAGAGAGGCATTTTACAAATATGGCGGGATTAAAGCAg CATTTTCTGAAAGTTCATGCAGAGAAAAAGTTTAAATGCAGTAAATGTGGTTATGGCTTTGGTATGGAGAAAGACAAGAAAAGACATGAGAGCCATTGTGGAATGACATTTACATGTACTTCATGTCAGTGTACATATGTATCTGTTGAGGCACTCCGGACACATTGCAATAGAACACAACACCAAATACCTGAAATGTATACTAAAAG GGAAAAAGTGGACAAAAAGAAAGCCAAAGATAAGAACAATAATAAAAAGCCTACCAACAGTATAAAAGATGTAATATCACATCAAAATAACCTGAGAATACCTGTAATATTGTTACCTGTGCCTGTTACTATGATGAATCAAATGACCAATCAGAACAATTCAATACCAACCCAGGCAAATATCCGTGAAAATGTGAATACCAATAAATCTGAAGTATCAACACTGCATTTATTGGACCATGATTACCTACCAAACTCCAGTGCCGACtctaataaacaaaatcaaacacaGAAAGATACTGGAAGTCAAAGTTTGAACTTTATAAACAATGTAGGCAAATATAATTTAGTTCCTATGTTAAGTTCTGCAATGCAAACCGTTTCAGAACCACGGAAAGAGATAGCGATAAAAAGTAAGGATACAACAACGAATATAGCACAAACTCAGACATTGGGTAACTGTATTCTGACTCAAGCAATGACCAGTGCAAATATTCCTGTTGAAAGCTCATCTGTTGGTACACAAATCACACCAAAAGAGAAATGTGTGGAAACACAAACAGGAAAGACTCCAAAATCTAAAAGAGGAAACACATCTCATAAAAGTTCTTCCCCCAAGGAAAGAATAATAAGTCggaaaaaattatacaataaatctGCATCAGATTTGTCAACACAAAAGACTTCTAAGACTAAAGGAAGACAATCTAAAAAGGAATCTCTTGTAAATCCAACTAAAAGCACCAACGTTTCAGATActattcatttttcaaatactGGACTTTCATCAAGTCAATATATGTCATATAATTCTAGTAATACAGCTTGTTCATCAGTTCAGACATTAAACCAAAATGAGATGGTATCAACTGGTTCACAGTTTTCTGATGTTCAAGGTAACCAGGTCCAGAATTCTTACTCTTCCACAAATGGAGATAGAATTTCAATGTCCACATCAATaagtgattttgattttatgcAGACAATTGGTGTACAGACTAGTGATTTCCAAGACTTTTTGTTGGCCCAAAATGATTCGGCCTCTCATATGGATACAGGAACAAGCTCTATTGGTATCAATACTGAGAATTCACAAGTAAATAAATGTGTTGGTAATGACCCTTCTTTTTCCATTGATTCACATGTGCAAACTGTAGATTTTGACTTCTTAGCAAATTCACCGGATCCTCCACCATCTACAGAAGCTATACATACTCAAACACAGACCGTTGACCTTGATATTGAATCTATCGAATCTCTTGTTTCAAGTATACAAACACAAACATTTGATTCAGATGAGTCATTAACTGATGTGCAGACTCAGACTAAGAATAGTTTATCTGTTGATACTCAGACATTTTCTGAAACTTTagataataatacatttttgtcgtcCAGTATGGAAACTCAGACAAGTAATAGTTTATCTGTTGACACCCAGACTTTATCGGAAACTTTAGatagaaatacatatttttcttcCTGTATGGAAACTCAGACAACAAATAGTTTATCTGTCAATACCCAGACATTAACTGAAACTTTAGACTGTAATACATTTGTGTCATCCAGTATGGAAACTCAAACTTATGATGAATTTATTGAACTTTTATCGTCTGGTACACAAACACTTGACTATGGATTCTTTCAAGATGCACCTTTATCTCTAATTGACATTGAAACTCAAACAGGAATAGACAAAAATCCTCCATTAAGTTTTGGGACACAAACTTCTGTAGTTCAAACAGAAACTGAATCTAAAGGTACAAATATGGCATAtgactttgaaataaataaaggtTCTCGTTTCTGCCACGATAGTTCAACAAGCATGGAAGGTGAGGGAAACACACATAATGgaaataataattatcaaagtgAGCAAATGGAATTTCTTGTTTCTGAGGTTCTTGAAATGATACCTGTAGCGTCAGGAAGATCACATATAGATTCCAGATCTTCAGCAATCCAAGTAGATAGTACAGATATATATACTCAAAGCAAGTCTGGAATAAATATGGAAAATATGGACAACCATACTCAAACAAATTTAGATTTCAACAGTAACACTGATAGTCATACCCAGACAGCGTTGGCACTAGATACTAGTAATAATGAAACCCAAACACGAAGTTTGCAGGAGTTAACAAGTTCTGAAACTCAAACTGTTCTTCAGAGAGGAGGCCTTAACATCGATTTAACAGATTCACATACTCAAACAACTTGGAAAGAACTGAACGAATTACTAGCAGAACTAGACCGTTGA